From one Simplicispira suum genomic stretch:
- a CDS encoding PilT/PilU family type 4a pilus ATPase: protein MGGETEKALHGAAGPVFTGLLDLLSAMVREEASDLFLIAGAPPTVRRHGDYLALKHPVLAGPDIQAFAASVMSAAQAEVFENRKECDLALQVPGTGRFRINVHMQRGQPGMVVRYVSSHIASIEALGLPPAVQQLAFLKRGLVLAVGAAGAGKTTTLAALLDHRNARIPGHILTIEDPIEYVHTHQRSLVTQREVGLDTLSYDEALRHAMREAPSVIMIGEIRDRETMQHAMHYAESGHLCVSTLHANNASQSIQRILNFFPETAHAQILLDLSLNLKAVIAQRLLPGLQTRQVPAVELLLLTNFVADLLQKGQIHEIRTALERSTQVGMCTFDQSLFALFERGAISREEMLAHADNRTDLTLRLRLAAGAPLEVAGMRMADLESNSGRASSPAPLG from the coding sequence ATGGGTGGGGAGACGGAGAAGGCTCTGCACGGCGCAGCGGGACCGGTTTTCACCGGTCTGCTCGACCTGCTGTCGGCCATGGTCCGTGAGGAGGCCTCAGACCTGTTCTTGATCGCAGGAGCGCCGCCCACGGTGCGCCGCCACGGGGACTATCTGGCGCTCAAGCACCCCGTTCTGGCGGGGCCGGATATCCAGGCCTTTGCTGCGTCGGTCATGAGTGCAGCGCAGGCGGAGGTATTTGAAAACCGGAAGGAATGCGATTTGGCCCTGCAGGTGCCGGGGACAGGCCGCTTCCGTATCAACGTGCACATGCAGCGTGGACAGCCCGGCATGGTGGTCCGCTATGTTTCGTCGCACATCGCCTCCATCGAAGCCTTGGGTTTACCGCCTGCGGTGCAGCAGCTCGCTTTTCTCAAGCGTGGACTGGTGCTGGCTGTGGGCGCCGCTGGCGCTGGAAAAACTACCACATTGGCGGCGCTGCTTGATCACCGCAATGCGCGCATTCCGGGTCACATTCTCACCATTGAGGATCCCATCGAGTATGTGCATACGCACCAGCGGTCCCTGGTCACGCAGCGCGAGGTGGGGCTCGATACCTTGTCTTACGACGAGGCCTTGCGCCACGCGATGCGCGAAGCGCCCAGCGTGATCATGATCGGTGAAATCCGCGACCGCGAGACCATGCAGCACGCCATGCATTACGCCGAATCGGGCCATTTGTGCGTCTCCACGCTGCATGCCAACAACGCCAGCCAGTCGATTCAGCGCATTCTTAACTTCTTTCCAGAAACGGCGCATGCGCAAATTCTTTTAGACCTTTCGCTGAATTTGAAAGCAGTCATTGCACAGCGCTTGCTGCCGGGCCTACAGACCCGCCAAGTGCCGGCGGTGGAGCTCCTGCTGCTGACCAATTTCGTCGCGGATTTGCTGCAGAAGGGCCAGATTCACGAGATTCGCACGGCACTGGAACGAAGCACCCAGGTGGGGATGTGCACTTTTGATCAATCGCTGTTTGCGCTCTTTGAGCGGGGTGCCATCAGCCGCGAAGAAATGCTGGCCCACGCGGACAACCGAACCGATTTGACGCTGCGCCTGCGTCTTGCTGCGGGCGCGCCCCTGGAAGTGGCCGGCATGCGCATGGCCGACCTGGAGTCCAATTCGGGGCGCGCATCGTCACCTGCGCCTCTGGGCTGA
- a CDS encoding Hpt domain-containing protein, whose amino-acid sequence MLPNDVANVAVAEGGHGELDLGPLAWVLDELRKSLDGAVKALRRFVYDAEIARESDLATLDAATLRMARQQLHQASGALEMVGMTAPALLLRAMENAVQRFVQRPELCSDDAAGAIERASFALSEYLEIVLAGKAVSPVALFPQYRDVQALTGAERVHPADLWPAERRFREPDFAISQPPVAYSPETRSRLDQAVLRIVKDGDFDAARDLADLSLGLAASQEDRQGRAFWKICAAFFDAFSRGMFVADVYVKRVASRVLMQYAAMARGESAIADRLVQDLLFFCAQARPSEGESLPLLAAVRQSFGLQRFQPVDYEARRFGRFDPAVLAQARKRIAAAAETWSALAGGDRNKLKPAADQFSLVCDSLRKLNRNSESLAQALTRTLDQTVRSAEPPSAALAMEVATSVLYLQAALDETDTADDQLVARAGHLAQRLDRVSAGQEPEPLEPWMEDLYRRVSDHQTMGSVVDELRVTLGEAERSMDQFFRNPEDTAPLAAVPGRLAQMRGVLSVLGLDQASLAVLRMRDTVERLLIGDVVDADERKALFEKLGNSLGALGFMIDMLSYQRAMARKLFVYDEELGELRLIAGRARTRATDSPVDAEDVAQKVEERAAVPLPDVVPRLGPKALSEAIVAEVSLEVPPIEVEPEPEPFVDDSQKPLAEGSAEMEVEPDAAQIHVRGPEVEDELLEIFLEEAREVVENGLNAVAALQAAPGDLSEQTTLRRAFHTLKGSSRMVGLNNFGEAAWSMEQLLNGWLAEQKPMEPPLLETSRQALDGFGRWALDIAAGDDSAWDANAFRSVAEAMRLDGNVLPLVLPAARDSAEGASELLEPPEVGAAQESAAVLENLPPTADVLEAADAEPAAQFDELPELASSQIVADDEARVSADTADASNFSEEQIALDSGSDIDFAEFEAALEASEAEGDKGSELLSASDGAVRDEDLVQGNGPASDLLSGEEMGELQPVERAEAPHEADSDAVAEAAEPFPEISADQLPQRDVVSTDDNVKVIGHLTIGIPLYNVYLNEADEWSRRLTTCLQEWELELHERLPDTAVALAHSLAGSSATVGFDALSQTARVLEHALEHVQLQPMGEPEQAAVFLRAAEEVRRLLHQFAAGFLKEADAQVLQDLRDILETEISTTLSPSLPDGDVQAEDRTETEQEAQEPQSQDDALKAPETHQESQDLDELDGPEQVQAIAPTMSAGPLAGTVVPALSVPVRDHDQQLDDAISRAVSLGSDLDDDIDALDVIDPDLFPIFEEEAAELLPHLGGALRQWAARPDNLGARSEVLRALHTLKGSSRLAGAMRLGEMAHRLESAIEALDAETVRSDEIEPLLGSFDALQANFRVLRAVDGELKDDAASELLATTSPLPSQASQDTETPSSRVQPSILVRPLGAPKASAARAASQQSVRVRAQLLDRLVNQAGEVMITRSRLESRLGLLKGSMGDLSINLDRLRQQLRDIEVQSESQMQSRLALSKDSAAGFDPLEFDRFTRVQELTRMMAESVNDVATVQRNLQRVVEGTEDDLIAQGRQARELQRDLLRTRMVEFEGIAERLYAVVRQSSKETGKQIKLDITGGSIEMDRGVLDRMTPAFEHLLRNCVAHGIESPDVRTAAGKPAMGTVSVGLRHEGNDVSVEFRDDGAGLDLTAIRNRAVAQGLIASPSDASDEEAANLIFMPGFTTASEITELAGRGIGMDVVRAEVQALGGRIETHSEAGAGAAFRMVLPLTTAVTQVVMLRAGELAFGVPANVVELVRRVPVADIEAAYQTGQFDVSGESIPFFWAGALLQASRRSQEGAGKTRPVVIFRSASQRIAMHVDDVLGNQEAVVKNLGPQLSRLPGLAGMSVLASGAVVLIYNPVALATVYGEQLRSLQDAELVSEPGAGAAAPTTALAPAGQVPLVLVVDDSITVRRVTQRLLLREGYRVALAADGLQALERLQEERPTVVLSDIEMPRMDGFDLARNIRADATLRDLPIVMITSRIAQKHRDHAIELGVNHYLGKPYSDEELLSLVRHYAQAVTDEAVSV is encoded by the coding sequence ATGTTGCCAAATGATGTCGCCAACGTTGCCGTAGCCGAAGGTGGGCACGGCGAGCTGGATCTGGGGCCTTTGGCCTGGGTGCTGGACGAATTGCGCAAGTCGCTCGACGGTGCCGTCAAAGCGCTGCGGCGATTCGTCTATGACGCGGAGATTGCGCGTGAGTCCGATCTCGCCACCCTGGACGCCGCTACGTTGCGCATGGCACGCCAGCAGCTGCACCAAGCCAGCGGTGCGCTGGAAATGGTCGGCATGACGGCCCCCGCCCTGTTGCTGCGTGCCATGGAAAATGCCGTGCAGCGCTTTGTGCAGCGCCCCGAACTTTGCTCGGACGACGCCGCAGGGGCCATTGAACGCGCCAGCTTTGCCTTGAGCGAGTACCTTGAAATTGTGTTGGCAGGCAAGGCGGTGTCTCCCGTCGCACTGTTTCCTCAGTACCGCGATGTCCAAGCGCTGACTGGGGCCGAGCGGGTGCATCCCGCCGATCTGTGGCCAGCCGAGCGACGTTTCCGCGAGCCCGATTTTGCGATTTCGCAGCCACCTGTTGCCTATAGTCCCGAAACGCGAAGCCGGCTCGACCAGGCGGTACTGCGTATCGTCAAGGACGGTGATTTCGATGCGGCCCGTGACTTGGCCGATCTGTCACTGGGGCTTGCTGCCTCGCAGGAGGATCGTCAGGGCCGCGCTTTCTGGAAGATATGTGCGGCTTTTTTCGACGCTTTTTCTCGCGGCATGTTTGTGGCCGATGTGTACGTCAAGCGTGTCGCATCGCGCGTCCTCATGCAGTACGCGGCAATGGCGCGCGGGGAGAGCGCGATTGCAGACCGTTTGGTGCAGGACCTCCTGTTCTTCTGCGCCCAGGCCAGACCGAGCGAGGGAGAGTCGCTGCCGCTTCTGGCTGCAGTGCGCCAGTCCTTTGGGCTGCAACGCTTTCAGCCGGTGGACTACGAAGCTCGCCGCTTTGGACGCTTCGATCCTGCAGTTCTTGCTCAGGCGCGCAAGCGCATCGCGGCAGCGGCTGAAACTTGGTCAGCGTTGGCTGGCGGGGATCGCAACAAGCTCAAGCCTGCAGCTGATCAGTTCAGCCTGGTGTGCGATTCCCTGCGCAAACTCAATCGCAATAGCGAAAGTCTCGCGCAGGCACTGACACGCACGCTGGATCAGACAGTGCGCTCGGCCGAGCCGCCCTCAGCCGCGTTGGCTATGGAGGTCGCGACCTCGGTCCTCTATTTGCAGGCTGCACTCGACGAGACGGATACGGCCGACGATCAACTGGTTGCACGCGCAGGGCATCTGGCGCAGCGCCTGGACCGCGTGAGTGCGGGACAGGAGCCAGAGCCTCTGGAGCCCTGGATGGAGGATCTGTATCGCCGTGTCAGCGATCACCAGACCATGGGCAGTGTGGTCGATGAATTGCGTGTCACGCTTGGCGAAGCGGAACGCTCCATGGACCAGTTCTTTCGCAATCCTGAAGACACTGCGCCGCTGGCAGCGGTGCCGGGCCGCTTGGCGCAGATGCGCGGCGTGCTCTCGGTGCTTGGACTCGACCAGGCATCGCTTGCTGTATTGCGGATGCGCGATACGGTCGAGCGCCTGTTGATTGGCGATGTGGTCGACGCCGACGAGCGCAAAGCACTTTTTGAGAAGCTGGGCAACAGCCTGGGCGCTCTGGGCTTCATGATCGACATGCTCAGTTACCAGCGTGCCATGGCGCGCAAACTGTTTGTCTATGACGAGGAGCTGGGCGAGCTTCGATTGATTGCTGGGCGTGCACGCACGCGTGCTACCGACAGCCCAGTCGATGCGGAAGATGTCGCGCAAAAGGTGGAAGAGCGCGCTGCGGTGCCCCTGCCCGATGTGGTTCCCCGGCTTGGTCCGAAAGCACTTTCTGAAGCAATCGTTGCAGAAGTCTCTTTGGAAGTGCCGCCGATTGAAGTTGAGCCAGAGCCAGAGCCGTTTGTGGACGACAGCCAGAAGCCGCTCGCTGAGGGGTCGGCCGAAATGGAAGTCGAACCGGATGCGGCCCAGATTCATGTGCGCGGGCCTGAAGTCGAGGATGAGCTGCTTGAGATATTTCTTGAGGAGGCGCGCGAGGTGGTGGAGAACGGTCTCAATGCAGTGGCCGCTTTGCAGGCCGCGCCTGGCGACCTGAGCGAGCAAACCACCCTGCGCCGTGCGTTCCATACCCTCAAGGGCAGTTCGCGCATGGTGGGGCTGAACAATTTCGGTGAGGCGGCCTGGTCTATGGAGCAATTGCTCAATGGCTGGCTTGCAGAGCAAAAGCCGATGGAGCCTCCTTTGCTGGAGACTTCACGCCAAGCCCTGGACGGTTTTGGTCGCTGGGCACTGGATATTGCCGCCGGCGACGACTCAGCCTGGGATGCAAACGCCTTTCGCAGCGTGGCCGAGGCCATGCGGCTGGACGGAAATGTGCTGCCCCTCGTCCTGCCGGCTGCACGCGACAGTGCCGAAGGCGCCAGTGAGCTGCTTGAGCCGCCTGAGGTGGGAGCCGCTCAAGAGTCGGCTGCGGTGCTCGAGAATCTCCCGCCCACGGCGGACGTGCTTGAAGCGGCAGACGCTGAGCCTGCAGCGCAATTCGACGAATTGCCCGAGCTTGCATCCAGCCAGATTGTCGCTGACGATGAAGCACGCGTGTCTGCCGATACGGCGGATGCGAGCAATTTCTCCGAAGAGCAGATAGCTCTGGATTCCGGCAGCGACATCGATTTCGCCGAGTTTGAAGCCGCACTGGAGGCTTCGGAGGCAGAGGGTGACAAAGGATCCGAATTGTTGAGCGCGTCGGATGGGGCGGTGCGTGACGAAGACCTTGTGCAAGGCAATGGGCCAGCTTCTGATTTGCTCTCCGGTGAAGAGATGGGAGAGCTGCAGCCCGTGGAACGCGCTGAAGCGCCACACGAGGCAGACAGCGACGCCGTCGCTGAGGCCGCAGAACCGTTCCCAGAGATATCAGCGGACCAGTTGCCTCAACGTGATGTGGTCAGCACAGACGACAACGTCAAGGTCATTGGCCACCTCACTATCGGCATCCCGCTCTACAACGTCTATCTCAACGAAGCCGACGAATGGTCGCGTCGGTTGACCACCTGTCTTCAGGAATGGGAGTTGGAACTTCACGAGCGCTTGCCTGACACGGCAGTCGCGCTGGCGCACTCGCTTGCTGGCAGTTCTGCCACAGTGGGCTTCGATGCATTGTCCCAAACCGCTCGGGTGCTCGAGCATGCGCTTGAGCATGTGCAACTGCAGCCTATGGGGGAGCCAGAGCAGGCAGCGGTGTTTCTTCGCGCGGCCGAAGAGGTTCGGCGTCTTTTGCACCAGTTTGCCGCAGGTTTTCTCAAGGAAGCCGACGCACAGGTGCTGCAAGATCTGCGTGATATTTTGGAAACCGAGATCAGCACCACGCTTTCGCCCTCGCTGCCCGATGGAGACGTGCAAGCTGAGGACCGTACGGAGACGGAGCAAGAAGCCCAAGAGCCGCAGTCGCAGGACGACGCGCTTAAGGCACCGGAAACGCATCAGGAGTCGCAAGACCTGGATGAGCTGGACGGGCCGGAGCAGGTGCAAGCGATTGCCCCAACCATGTCTGCGGGACCTCTGGCGGGTACCGTCGTTCCCGCGCTTTCTGTACCGGTGCGCGATCACGATCAGCAGCTCGATGATGCAATCTCCCGGGCCGTAAGCCTCGGGTCGGATCTTGATGACGACATTGATGCCCTCGACGTCATTGATCCCGACCTTTTTCCCATTTTCGAAGAAGAGGCAGCCGAGCTATTACCTCATTTGGGCGGAGCCTTGCGACAGTGGGCTGCGCGCCCCGACAACCTGGGTGCGCGCAGCGAAGTGCTGCGGGCATTGCACACGCTCAAGGGAAGTTCTCGTCTTGCCGGGGCAATGCGACTTGGAGAAATGGCCCACCGCCTCGAGTCTGCCATCGAGGCCCTGGATGCAGAGACCGTTCGCTCCGACGAGATCGAACCGCTGCTGGGGAGCTTCGATGCACTGCAGGCGAACTTCCGGGTACTGCGCGCTGTCGACGGTGAGTTGAAGGACGACGCAGCATCAGAGCTGCTCGCGACCACAAGCCCGCTGCCTAGCCAAGCCTCGCAGGACACCGAAACCCCGAGCAGCCGCGTCCAGCCTTCAATCCTTGTGCGTCCCCTCGGCGCTCCCAAGGCGTCGGCGGCGCGTGCGGCGTCCCAGCAATCGGTGCGTGTGCGCGCCCAGTTGCTTGACCGACTGGTCAATCAGGCCGGCGAGGTCATGATCACCCGCTCGCGGCTGGAGTCGCGGCTGGGGTTGCTCAAAGGTTCGATGGGCGACCTCTCCATCAACCTTGACCGACTGCGCCAACAACTGCGCGACATTGAAGTGCAGTCCGAATCGCAGATGCAGTCGCGTCTGGCCCTGTCAAAAGACAGCGCAGCGGGGTTCGACCCTCTTGAATTCGATCGCTTCACGCGGGTGCAGGAGCTGACCCGAATGATGGCTGAATCAGTCAATGACGTGGCCACTGTGCAGCGCAACCTGCAGCGGGTCGTGGAAGGGACCGAGGATGATTTGATCGCTCAGGGGCGGCAGGCACGGGAGCTGCAGCGCGATTTGCTGCGCACCCGCATGGTGGAGTTCGAGGGCATCGCGGAGCGACTGTACGCAGTGGTGCGCCAGTCGTCGAAGGAAACAGGCAAACAGATCAAGCTCGATATTACGGGCGGCTCCATCGAAATGGACCGTGGTGTCTTGGATCGTATGACGCCTGCCTTCGAGCACCTGCTGCGAAATTGTGTAGCCCATGGCATCGAATCGCCCGATGTGCGCACAGCCGCCGGCAAGCCAGCCATGGGCACGGTCAGTGTGGGTCTGCGCCACGAGGGCAACGACGTTTCAGTTGAGTTCCGGGACGACGGTGCAGGGCTTGATCTGACGGCCATCCGCAACCGTGCAGTTGCGCAAGGACTTATCGCCTCGCCGTCCGATGCCAGCGACGAGGAAGCGGCCAACTTGATTTTCATGCCCGGCTTCACTACGGCAAGTGAAATCACAGAGTTGGCAGGCCGCGGAATCGGAATGGACGTGGTGCGTGCCGAAGTCCAGGCTTTGGGTGGTCGCATCGAAACCCACAGCGAGGCAGGTGCTGGTGCCGCCTTCCGCATGGTACTTCCGCTCACAACGGCGGTGACGCAGGTGGTCATGCTGCGCGCTGGCGAGCTTGCATTTGGCGTTCCGGCCAATGTCGTCGAACTCGTGCGTCGGGTGCCTGTAGCAGATATCGAGGCGGCCTACCAAACAGGTCAATTTGACGTGTCGGGCGAGAGTATTCCCTTCTTCTGGGCGGGGGCGCTTTTGCAGGCGTCCAGGCGCAGTCAGGAAGGTGCCGGCAAGACGCGGCCGGTAGTCATCTTCCGCAGTGCCTCGCAGCGTATCGCCATGCATGTGGACGACGTGCTGGGAAACCAGGAAGCCGTGGTGAAGAACCTGGGGCCACAGCTCTCGCGGCTGCCCGGGCTGGCGGGCATGTCGGTGCTCGCGTCGGGTGCTGTGGTGCTGATCTACAACCCGGTTGCGTTGGCTACGGTGTATGGAGAGCAGCTGCGCAGTCTTCAGGATGCAGAGCTTGTCAGCGAGCCAGGCGCGGGCGCAGCAGCTCCCACAACAGCATTGGCGCCAGCAGGGCAGGTGCCGCTGGTCCTTGTGGTGGACGATTCCATCACCGTGCGCCGCGTCACGCAGCGTTTGCTGCTGCGCGAAGGCTACCGCGTGGCGCTCGCTGCCGACGGCCTGCAGGCGCTCGAACGCCTGCAGGAAGAACGTCCCACGGTGGTGTTGTCGGACATCGAGATGCCGCGCATGGACGGTTTCGATCTGGCGCGCAATATCCGTGCCGATGCCACGCTGCGCGATCTACCTATCGTCATGATCACGTCGCGTATTGCCCAGAAGCACCGCGATCATGCGATCGAACTGGGCGTCAATCACTATCTTGGCAAGCCATACTCCGACGAGGAATTGCTCAGCCTGGTCAGGCACTACGCCCAGGCTGTCACGGACGAGGCGGTGAGCGTTTGA
- a CDS encoding response regulator yields MTTTGASFKVLVVDDSNTIRRSAEIFLKQGGHEVLLADDGFDALAKVNDYHPQVIFCDILMPKLDGYQTVAIIKRNPNFAQTPVVMLSSKDGVFDKARGRMVGCQDYLTKPFTKDQLLQAVQQFASVSQGAM; encoded by the coding sequence TTGACTACAACCGGTGCCTCCTTCAAAGTGCTCGTGGTGGACGATAGCAATACCATTCGGCGAAGTGCCGAGATTTTTCTGAAGCAAGGTGGGCACGAAGTGCTTCTTGCCGATGATGGATTCGATGCCTTGGCAAAGGTCAACGATTATCATCCTCAGGTGATTTTCTGCGATATTTTAATGCCCAAGCTTGACGGTTATCAGACTGTCGCCATCATCAAGAGAAATCCGAATTTCGCGCAAACACCAGTCGTCATGCTGTCGTCAAAGGACGGCGTATTCGACAAAGCGCGCGGCAGGATGGTTGGATGCCAGGATTATCTGACCAAACCGTTTACCAAAGATCAATTGCTGCAGGCAGTGCAGCAATTTGCCAGTGTTTCCCAAGGAGCGATGTGA
- a CDS encoding methyl-accepting chemotaxis protein has translation MSVAQNFGKLFNRTPAATDDGALSAEQGAAGPLMSDPLREHYPGDALNSVQGSPEPADAALPESSIDRISLPLLGEATAAAHQRRLLTLLALGVVLLALIAGWVLRQSERSAQQLAATGQSLMQSQRLAKSVSQALVGSPQAFPDVVESSGVLARNVRALQAGDSELGVQELGESYQSDLQSIQPLMERAERNASVVMGQQKILTQVGDALRTINRQSSDLLEIAETVSSLKLQQNAPASEISAAGQLVMLTQRIGKSANEFQTTEGVSPEAVFLLGKDLNSFKEIAQGLLDGSPELRLSATRDPQTREQLTALIKLYEETRTQASAILGNLQGLVSAREAQTAIIGDSEPLRRQLEALQNRLTAQTGMGAGQLAALVLAGLFVILCGVGISRVQLLDSRSRQQVAEAQHRDAQRQEHEAKRINDANQAAILRLMNELQSVAEGDLTQEATVTEDITGAIADSVNYTVEELRQIVGSVQNTATRVAQTTALVDNTSTELLAASTEQLREIRETGRSVLDMASRINEVSTQAQESATVARQSLQAADSGLQAVQNAIGGMNSIRDQIQDTSKRIKRLGESSQEIGEITELISDITEQTNVLALNAAIQAASAGEAGRGFSVVAEEVQRLAERSGDATRQISALVKAIQTDTQDAVAAMERSTQGVVEGARLSDSAGTALSEIDRVSRRLAELIESISSSTSREATLANEVADNIQHIFAVTEQTGEGTRTTAQQVRELSTMAEELRQSVARFKIA, from the coding sequence ATGTCTGTCGCTCAAAATTTTGGAAAACTGTTCAATCGCACTCCGGCTGCTACCGACGATGGTGCACTGTCCGCTGAGCAAGGTGCTGCGGGGCCTCTCATGAGTGATCCGCTGCGTGAGCACTATCCGGGCGATGCGCTCAACAGCGTGCAAGGAAGTCCAGAGCCGGCCGATGCGGCGTTGCCGGAGTCGTCCATTGATCGCATCTCCCTGCCTTTGCTGGGAGAGGCCACAGCGGCGGCGCACCAGCGTCGATTGCTGACACTTCTGGCATTGGGGGTGGTGCTGCTGGCACTGATTGCCGGCTGGGTCTTGCGTCAGTCGGAGCGGTCGGCGCAGCAGCTGGCGGCCACCGGACAGTCGCTGATGCAGTCGCAGCGACTTGCCAAATCTGTGTCCCAGGCCTTGGTGGGAAGCCCCCAGGCCTTTCCCGACGTGGTGGAAAGCTCGGGGGTGCTGGCTCGCAACGTGCGCGCTCTGCAGGCCGGCGACAGCGAACTGGGCGTGCAGGAGCTGGGTGAAAGCTACCAGTCCGACCTCCAGTCGATCCAGCCATTAATGGAGCGGGCCGAGCGCAATGCCAGTGTCGTGATGGGGCAGCAGAAAATTTTGACCCAGGTGGGTGATGCGCTGCGCACCATTAATCGACAGTCGTCCGATTTGCTTGAGATTGCGGAAACCGTCTCGTCGCTCAAGCTGCAGCAAAACGCACCCGCTTCAGAAATTTCAGCGGCCGGACAGCTTGTGATGCTGACGCAGCGTATCGGCAAATCTGCCAACGAGTTTCAAACGACTGAAGGCGTGAGCCCGGAGGCGGTGTTTCTTCTGGGCAAGGACTTGAACTCGTTCAAGGAAATCGCGCAGGGCCTGCTCGATGGAAGTCCGGAGCTGCGCTTGAGTGCGACGCGCGATCCACAAACGCGCGAGCAACTTACTGCGTTGATCAAGCTGTATGAAGAAACCCGGACACAGGCCAGCGCCATTCTTGGCAATCTGCAAGGCCTGGTTTCGGCGCGCGAAGCGCAAACTGCCATCATTGGCGACAGCGAACCACTGCGTCGCCAACTCGAAGCCCTCCAAAACCGCCTCACGGCCCAGACCGGCATGGGGGCCGGGCAACTCGCCGCACTGGTGTTGGCAGGTCTTTTCGTGATTTTGTGCGGCGTGGGTATTTCCCGTGTGCAACTGCTTGACAGCCGCAGTCGCCAGCAGGTTGCGGAAGCGCAGCACCGGGACGCACAGCGCCAGGAGCATGAGGCCAAGCGGATCAACGATGCCAACCAGGCGGCCATTTTGCGACTCATGAATGAACTGCAGTCGGTCGCTGAAGGCGATCTGACCCAGGAAGCCACCGTGACCGAAGACATCACAGGCGCTATTGCCGATTCGGTCAACTACACCGTGGAAGAGCTGCGGCAAATTGTGGGCAGCGTGCAAAACACGGCAACACGCGTGGCACAGACCACGGCGCTGGTTGACAACACGTCTACGGAACTGCTCGCTGCCTCGACGGAACAACTGCGCGAAATTCGTGAAACAGGTCGCTCGGTGCTGGACATGGCTTCGCGCATTAACGAGGTCTCCACCCAGGCGCAGGAATCGGCCACAGTGGCGCGTCAGTCGCTGCAGGCTGCTGATTCGGGTCTGCAGGCTGTGCAGAATGCCATCGGCGGTATGAACTCCATCCGTGATCAGATTCAAGACACCTCCAAGCGGATCAAACGCCTGGGCGAGTCGTCGCAGGAGATTGGCGAAATCACTGAGCTGATTTCAGACATTACCGAGCAGACGAACGTGCTGGCCCTGAATGCCGCCATTCAGGCGGCATCCGCCGGTGAAGCTGGACGAGGCTTCTCGGTGGTGGCGGAAGAAGTGCAGCGCTTGGCTGAGCGATCAGGCGATGCCACGCGACAGATTTCTGCCCTTGTGAAAGCCATTCAGACCGACACACAGGACGCCGTGGCCGCCATGGAGCGGTCTACGCAGGGTGTGGTGGAGGGGGCTCGACTGTCCGACAGCGCCGGCACGGCCTTGTCAGAGATTGATCGGGTGTCCCGACGCCTTGCCGAGCTGATCGAGTCGATTTCCTCTTCCACTTCCCGTGAAGCCACGCTGGCCAACGAGGTGGCCGACAACATTCAGCACATTTTTGCCGTGACCGAGCAAACAGGCGAAGGCACCCGGACGACGGCCCAACAGGTGCGCGAGCTCTCCACGATGGCGGAGGAGCTGCGTCAGTCTGTTGCACGCTTCAAGATCGCCTGA
- a CDS encoding chemotaxis protein CheW — MANREALRELQIRLASRLQAARSENLSVSSWLAVESAGQNYLMPLAQAGEIFPWTSVQAVPYTRDWFLGVANLRGGLTGVVDLARLLGHGTVRSEQALGESSLLALNAALEVNAALLVDRLAGLRSTDVFVNSEPPAGDAPDFFGTTYIDAGGARWQELNLQVLSQHPAFLSISA; from the coding sequence ATGGCAAATCGTGAAGCACTCCGCGAACTACAAATTCGTCTGGCCAGCCGTTTGCAGGCGGCGCGCAGTGAAAATCTGTCCGTTTCTTCCTGGCTGGCTGTGGAATCGGCCGGCCAGAACTATTTGATGCCTTTGGCGCAGGCTGGCGAGATATTCCCGTGGACGTCTGTGCAAGCCGTGCCTTACACGCGCGACTGGTTTCTGGGGGTGGCCAACTTGCGGGGCGGCCTCACCGGCGTGGTGGACTTGGCGCGATTGTTGGGTCACGGCACAGTGCGCAGCGAGCAGGCGCTGGGTGAATCGAGTCTGCTTGCCTTGAATGCTGCGTTGGAAGTCAACGCAGCATTGCTCGTCGATCGGTTGGCGGGGCTGCGCAGCACCGACGTGTTTGTGAACTCCGAGCCTCCCGCCGGGGATGCCCCCGATTTTTTTGGGACTACCTATATTGACGCTGGCGGCGCTCGCTGGCAGGAGCTCAATTTGCAGGTGCTCTCGCAGCACCCCGCATTTCTGAGCATCAGTGCTTGA
- a CDS encoding response regulator, with protein sequence MAIQKVLVVDDSKTELMFLTDLLQKKGMQVRTAENAEEAFRRLAEEKPDLILMDVVMPGQNGFQLTRAISRDPQYADVPIIMCTSKNQETDRVWGMRQGARGYITKPVDPVELQAKIDALN encoded by the coding sequence ATGGCTATTCAGAAAGTACTGGTCGTCGATGATTCGAAGACTGAATTGATGTTCCTCACGGATTTACTGCAGAAAAAGGGCATGCAGGTGCGGACTGCGGAAAATGCCGAAGAGGCATTCCGACGATTGGCCGAGGAGAAGCCTGATCTCATTTTGATGGATGTAGTGATGCCGGGACAAAACGGCTTTCAACTTACGCGCGCCATCAGCCGCGATCCACAGTATGCCGATGTGCCCATCATCATGTGCACGAGCAAGAATCAGGAAACCGATCGGGTCTGGGGTATGCGCCAGGGTGCGCGCGGGTACATCACCAAGCCTGTGGATCCCGTGGAGCTTCAGGCCAAGATCGACGCGCTCAACTAG